The Haloarcula sp. CBA1127 genomic interval GATTCCGACGAAGCATCGACTCAACCCGGCGGACGCCGTCGCCTTCATCGAGTCGACCTACGACGTGGAGGTGAGCGAATGAGCGAAAGTGAAACCACAGACGAGCCCGATTCCGAGACGGCATCCAGTGAGCGAACTGGCCAGCTCGAGTCCTGTCAGCGCTGCGGTCGCGAACAGGGACTCGTCGGCAAGTACGACATCTGGCTGTGCCGCCAGTGCTTCCGCGAGATTTCGCGTGGCATGGGCTTCAGGAAGTACAGCTAACAATGACAGGGAACGACCCATTTGCCAACGCACTGTCGGCGCTTAACAACGCCGAAAGCGTCGGGCACCTAGAGCAGACAGTATCGCCCGCTTCGAACGAGATCGGCAGCGTCCTCGAGGTCTTCTACGACCGCGGGTACATCGACGGATTCAGTTTCGTCGACGACGGCAAAGCCGGCGAGTTCGAAGTTGAACTGAAAGGAGCCATCAACGAGTGTGGCCCGGTCAAGCCCCGCTACTCTGCGGGCGCAGACGAGTTCGAGAAGTGGGAGAAGCGGTTCCTCCCCGCCCGTGACTACGGGACCCTCGTCGTGACGACCAGCCACGGCATCATGAGCCACTACGAGGCTCGTGAGCAGGGCGTTGGTGGCCAAGTCATCGCGTACGTATACTAACAATGCCACGAGTAGAACTGGAGATTCCGGAGGACGTGGACGCCGAGCAGGACCACCTTGACATCACTGTCGAGGGGGACAACGGCAGCGTCACGCGTCGGCTCTGGTACCCTGACATCGACGTGTCTGTCGACGGCGACACGGTCGTCATCGAATCCGATGAGGACAACGCCAAGACGATGTCGACGATCGGTACCTTCCAGAGCCACATCGAGAACATGTTCCACGGCGTGACCGAGGGCTGGGAGTACGGTATGGAGGTCTTTTACTCTCACTTCCCGATGCAGGTCGACGTCGAGGGTGACGAAGTCGTCATCGAGAACTTCCTGGGCGAGAAGGCCCCCCGCCGCACGACGATCCACGGCGACACGGACGTCGAAATCGACGGCGAGGAGCTGACCATCAGCGGTCCCGACATCGAGGCCGTCGGCCAGACCGCCGCGGACATCGAACAGCTCACGCGCATCAACGACAAGGACGTGCGTGTGTTCCAGGACGGGGTGTACATCACCCGCAAACCAAACCGAGGTGACGCCTGATGGCGGACAATGAGGAAGACGTCGAAGCAGAGGAAGAGTACACCGAACTGACCGACATCAGCGGTGTCGGCCCATCCAAAGCGGAGTCACTTCGTGAGGCCGGCTTCGAGTCGGTCGAAGACGTTCGCGGTGCCGATCAAGACGCGCTCGCCGATGTCAGCGGTATCGGGAACGCGCTGGCGGCCCGAATCAAGGCCGACGTCGGTGGACTCGAAGTCGAGTCCGAGACCGAAGCCGAAGTCGAAGAGGAAGGCGGCGAGGAAGCGCCCGACGAGGACGTGG includes:
- a CDS encoding 30S ribosomal protein S14, translated to MSESETTDEPDSETASSERTGQLESCQRCGREQGLVGKYDIWLCRQCFREISRGMGFRKYS
- a CDS encoding 30S ribosomal protein S8, with the translated sequence MTGNDPFANALSALNNAESVGHLEQTVSPASNEIGSVLEVFYDRGYIDGFSFVDDGKAGEFEVELKGAINECGPVKPRYSAGADEFEKWEKRFLPARDYGTLVVTTSHGIMSHYEAREQGVGGQVIAYVY
- a CDS encoding 50S ribosomal protein L6, whose protein sequence is MPRVELEIPEDVDAEQDHLDITVEGDNGSVTRRLWYPDIDVSVDGDTVVIESDEDNAKTMSTIGTFQSHIENMFHGVTEGWEYGMEVFYSHFPMQVDVEGDEVVIENFLGEKAPRRTTIHGDTDVEIDGEELTISGPDIEAVGQTAADIEQLTRINDKDVRVFQDGVYITRKPNRGDA